The DNA region TAGCAGGCCAGCACCCTGAATATCTTGAAAAGCAATTAACAGAATTCAGATTAGCCGCTAAAACCGGCGGCAAAGAGGGTCGTATGGACCCAATCATGATCGGTATGTCTATGGGTCTAAGTGATGAAGACATCGCTGACATATCTGCATTCTTTGCTAGCCAAGTCAAAGTTGTCGCCGATGTTGCTGACGTACCCGCTGCTGGTGAAAGTTTGTATAAAGGCGGTGATGCCGCTCGTGGTATTACCGCATGTGTTGCGTGTCACGGACCTGAAGGTCATGGCGCAGCTGCTGCAGGTTTCCCAGCTGTCGCAGGTCAACACGCTAACTATATCAAAATTCAGCTAAACAAATTCCGTGATGCTAGTCGTCACAATGATTTAAATGGCATGATGCAAGATGTAGCGAAAAAGCTATCTGATGCTGATATAGAAGTATTATCTAAATATATTTCAAGTCTTAATAAATAATAGTACTGAATATTATTTATTAAAGAGTGGGCTTCCGAGCCCATTTCTTTACTTACCAAGTTGACGTTTACGTCAACTTCTTAGGTTTTACTTGACAAGGTTCACACTTTTATCGTTAAATACACCCCGTACCGAGATGAACCCAACTGTTTGGAACATAAATCTAACAACATCAAGCAGATTTCGGACGAATACATTTAAGATATAAGAATAAAGCGAATTAATAACAATAATAATTTGAGACCGCTCACTAATAATAACAAAATGAGTCGATATTTCAGTTTGAAATACTGGTCGTAAAATTTGTAAGGAATAGACCGATTGGTCGACATGCTATTTAGCACTACCTTACACAATAGAGTGACCCTTAGGTGTTATTTGAATGATTCAAATAACAGCAAAACCAACACATTGTTGAGGATGCATCCACAGGAAGTTTTTACCACTCGAAGGTACAATGTAACAAGGATGGTTAACTATTGTCATTGAAGACAATTAAGATATTGATGAGTCATTGAAGACCATCTACGGAAGCTGTAGTCAGGACGGCAACAGAATATAAAAAAGCGTCATTGATGACCAATAACAACTAAAAACGGCACGGATAGCAAAAAAATAACGATCTGACCGGGATAGTCACATAGCAAGTACGGATACTTGGAATCAGAATAAGGTGCGTTAAGCACTGTTTTACAAGGTGGCAGTTTATACTGCCGCCTTTTTTTATGTCTAAATCATACCAATATTGGTATTTTTCAAATACTTGGTATTATTTAACCGCATTCGCTATATAATCGTTAATCAAGTCAATACCTAGGTACCGCTGTATTTGATGAACGTATGCCCGCTTTGTAATCATTGTGCTGATTTTTTTGTTCAAGACAAAAAAAGAGCCTTCTATGCCTGCCCGCAATGCGGCTTAATTTTTGCTGACTCCAAATCATATCTTATGCCTAACCTAGAGCGTCAACATTATGGTCGAGCACAAAAAAAATCCAAACAAAAACAATTAACACAATTTATTTTGCCTTTACTCGATCAAATCTCTCAGCAACAAACAGGCACGCTAAAGGGCTTGAACTTTGGCCGAGTGCTCGATGAGCAAAGCCAACAAACTATTCTAAACACTGGTAACTTAGTTAATCAGTACGATCCTTTTTTTGCAGCAGATCAGTCGGTACTAAAGCAACATTATGACTTTGTCTGTTGTTACCGTGTTTTTGAACATTTTCGTCATCCTCACCGAGAATGGATGTTACTCAATCAACTGATTAAACCCGGCGGTTGGTTAGCCATAAGTACTCCCTTATTAACCGATAAAGACCACTTTGCTAAATGGCATTACAAAAATAATCCAACTCATGTCAGCTTTTATCAGCAGGCAACATTCGAATATTTAGCATTTAATAGTGATTTTGAGCTATTATTTGCATCGAAAGATCTAGTTTTGATGCAAAAAGCATCAAAATCTGATATAAAGCGCATCCTTATTTAGTGCCTTGTAGAAATTACTCTGCAAGGACGTGTTTAGAAAACCTAATGAGAACATCATGGCTCGCAGTAAAAAAACTCGCAAAGGCGGCGAAAACGGCGCTAAGTTTGCCCCAAGAGTAAAAAAAGTTGATCGTAACGCGGTTGATGGTAAAAAATCAGACGCTGGCCATAAATCTGGCAGCCGTCATAATGAAGCTTTGCTTAAACAAGCTTCAGGTACTACATCGGTTAAGAGTAAAGATGCACGTCATGGCAGTAAAAAGCCTGTAGCATTAACATTACCGACATCTATTACCAAACCATTGGTAGTTAAGCCTAAACAGCCTAAATTGACTGACGAACAAAAGTTATTAAAACTTGAAGAAGACCCAAGGTTGAATCAATTACTTGACCAACTTGAAGAAGGTCGTGACTTGTCTGATACCGACCAAAAATGGTTAAATACTCAATTAGACAAGATTGAACAACTGATGCTGAATTTAGGCCTTAGTGAAGGTGATGACACGCCAACTCAAAGCCCTAAAAAGCAACAGACTGATGATGAGCTATTAAATCGTTTTGAATCAGGAGCAGATTTGCTCAAAGATTATCAGCAGAAAGATTAATCTTCTCGATAAAGTAATACCAAGCTATTTCTTGGTTTGATGTTTAAAAACTGGCGCATATGGCGCCAGTTTTGTATTCAAAAAAGGATAAATTGTGTCTACAACGGTCATCATTATTGCTCTAGTTATTATTATTGCCCTTGCAAGCTATGCAACACACTTGCTGTTAACACTTAAACGTCAAACACAAGCTAATCAACAAGCACTGGCAGAGCGTAAGGCTAAAGCCGACGAGCGTAGACAACAAATACTGACAGATATCCGTTACATTGCCGCTGCGATGTTAGAAGAGCGCTGTGAGCTGTCAGAAGGCGTTATGCGCATAGGGAAGTTATTTGACGTATTATCTATGTCGGAACAAGTTATGGGAGACTTCCCTAATCTGTTTACCCATTATAAATTGATTCGAAATCACCCCATCATGGAAGCGCGTACAGACTTGCCTAAGCAACAACGGATGAAGTTTGATTTAGAACGTATGAAATCAGAAGCAGCATTAGAACAACTTATTTTAGACGAGACAAAACACATTGCTGAATTTGATAAACCAATGACTCATTAACGCTGACGTTATCCACAAGTCATAAGCAAAGAGCAACATGGCACGTTATACTGTAAAAGGTCTAAACCAAATCATCTCCTGACCGTTTGCTAATGCGGTTAAATAATGGCTAGATTATCTTCTGCCTTTTTCTGTATCAAATGAATAAAAATAATAACAAGCGTTAACGCTCAATGATTGGGAGCAAAATATGTTCTATACACTTTGTTCAGGATTACTTCGCGTTATGGGTTGGAAATTTGAAGGCCAACTCGATACCACTCAACCCTGCGTAATGATTGTTGGGCCACACACGAGCAACTGGGATTTTGTCATTGGGATCCTTGCCCGCAGTGCTTTAAACACTAAAATCCATTTTTTAGGTAAACACCAATTATTTATCGCCCCTTGGGGATGGTTGTTTCGAGCCATGGGTGGAAGCCCTGTTGATCGACGAAAACACAACAATTTGGTCGATGCCGCGGCTCAACTTTTTCAACAAAATCAGAATTACAAATTAGCGTTAGCACCCGAAGGAACCCGCAGCCAGGTCAATCGTTGGAAAAGCGGTTTTTATCATATTGCAGTGAAATCAGAAGTGAATATTGTGCCTGTTGGTTTAGACTTTGGTCGAAAAACCATAGTGCTGGCACTGCCTATGGCACCCACGGGCAATATCGAAATCGACATAAATCAATTAATGGACTTTTATCGAACGATTAAAGGCTGCCATCCAAAAGCTATTCCTATATATCTGTTAAGGTCCACACCAGAACGCAACTGAGGATTTAATACGTTAAGTATATTCCCCAAGCTATTCTCAGCTAACAAATTGCCATCACCCAAGGTTAGTGTGCATAGGCGTTACCAATTAGCTTGCGCTGGTATCGCCCAAAACAACGACACCAGCGCCAATGGTTTATCTAGCCTCTTATCAATGTTGCTCTTCAGCGTGTTGCTCTTCGCAGTGTTTAATGCTGCGAATATCTGTGCCTGTCGGAATTTGAAATGCCCGTAAACCAAACTCAGGTAATATTGCAAAAATATGATCAAAAATATCTGCTTGAATTGCTTCGTAAAAAGTCCAACGAATATCATTAGTAAAAATATACAATTCAATCGGTAGACCTTCCGTAGTGGGGGCTAGTTGCCTCACCATCAATGTCATGTCTTTGTGTATTTTATCATGGCGACGTAGGTACTCTTGTAAATACGCCCTGAATGTTCCGATATTAGTCAAATGACGACCATTTACCTTCATATCAATATCGCTAATATTGGCATTAGCAGCGCTGATCTCACTAAATATTTGTGGTAAATATTCTTTTAAATAATTCACTTTACCTAAGCGAATACGTTCAGCATCATTTAAAAACTGGATGCTATTTACATCAATATTTATAGAACGCTTTATCCGTCGACCACCTGATTCAGACATACCACGCCAGTTTTTAAAGGCATCCGACACTAAGGCGTAAGCGGGGATCATGGTAAGCGTATTGTCCCAATTACGAACTTTGACCGTCGTTAAAGTAACATCTTCCACTGTTCCATCTGCTTCATATTTATCCATTTGGATCCAGTCCCCCTTGCTCACCATGCG from Shewanella polaris includes:
- a CDS encoding c-type cytochrome, which encodes MKKLALALSVVALMSSSVMAEGNAEVGKTKAIVCSACHGVDGNSMIDMYPKLAGQHPEYLEKQLTEFRLAAKTGGKEGRMDPIMIGMSMGLSDEDIADISAFFASQVKVVADVADVPAAGESLYKGGDAARGITACVACHGPEGHGAAAAGFPAVAGQHANYIKIQLNKFRDASRHNDLNGMMQDVAKKLSDADIEVLSKYISSLNK
- a CDS encoding class I SAM-dependent methyltransferase, with the translated sequence MNVCPLCNHCADFFVQDKKRAFYACPQCGLIFADSKSYLMPNLERQHYGRAQKKSKQKQLTQFILPLLDQISQQQTGTLKGLNFGRVLDEQSQQTILNTGNLVNQYDPFFAADQSVLKQHYDFVCCYRVFEHFRHPHREWMLLNQLIKPGGWLAISTPLLTDKDHFAKWHYKNNPTHVSFYQQATFEYLAFNSDFELLFASKDLVLMQKASKSDIKRILI
- the yihI gene encoding Der GTPase-activating protein YihI, which translates into the protein MARSKKTRKGGENGAKFAPRVKKVDRNAVDGKKSDAGHKSGSRHNEALLKQASGTTSVKSKDARHGSKKPVALTLPTSITKPLVVKPKQPKLTDEQKLLKLEEDPRLNQLLDQLEEGRDLSDTDQKWLNTQLDKIEQLMLNLGLSEGDDTPTQSPKKQQTDDELLNRFESGADLLKDYQQKD
- a CDS encoding DUF2489 domain-containing protein, which produces MSTTVIIIALVIIIALASYATHLLLTLKRQTQANQQALAERKAKADERRQQILTDIRYIAAAMLEERCELSEGVMRIGKLFDVLSMSEQVMGDFPNLFTHYKLIRNHPIMEARTDLPKQQRMKFDLERMKSEAALEQLILDETKHIAEFDKPMTH
- a CDS encoding lysophospholipid acyltransferase family protein, producing the protein MFYTLCSGLLRVMGWKFEGQLDTTQPCVMIVGPHTSNWDFVIGILARSALNTKIHFLGKHQLFIAPWGWLFRAMGGSPVDRRKHNNLVDAAAQLFQQNQNYKLALAPEGTRSQVNRWKSGFYHIAVKSEVNIVPVGLDFGRKTIVLALPMAPTGNIEIDINQLMDFYRTIKGCHPKAIPIYLLRSTPERN
- a CDS encoding mechanosensitive ion channel family protein, whose protein sequence is MNTEVRIEIAAWLTRLGVNSQPTDGLATSILIFACLLVAGISYFIAHRFVAHGINMMIRRSSVKWDDIFMHFNVFERVALLVPIGILDLLLPIVLTSHDVASMVIDRLLSSLLVLFILRAIYSALNAADKIADMNHINRRLPVTSFVQLIKLFLFFIGLIIVFSILADRSPIYFFSGLGVATGLVMLVFRDTILGFVAGIQLAANRMVSKGDWIQMDKYEADGTVEDVTLTTVKVRNWDNTLTMIPAYALVSDAFKNWRGMSESGGRRIKRSINIDVNSIQFLNDAERIRLGKVNYLKEYLPQIFSEISAANANISDIDMKVNGRHLTNIGTFRAYLQEYLRRHDKIHKDMTLMVRQLAPTTEGLPIELYIFTNDIRWTFYEAIQADIFDHIFAILPEFGLRAFQIPTGTDIRSIKHCEEQHAEEQH